From the genome of Acropora palmata chromosome 4, jaAcrPala1.3, whole genome shotgun sequence, one region includes:
- the LOC141878843 gene encoding uncharacterized protein LOC141878843 — translation MKTFGALIVLSTFVAYVSAEETQALVVPEAVIRFLDERHYEKMAQVVRDEGMSEDTLNLFANDPAIPTPSKKVEQRIRICGTSAAECWKNARNDPCKELACLNGFVKCVYTLAPGYIKKLPLTLKACAGVLHLCMTKSQTCEGGLCCYVRIKRCVAYAIRQES, via the exons ATGAAGACATTCGGAGCTCTAATCGTTCTTAGCACCTTCGTGGCGTATGTGtcagcagaagaaacgcaggCCCTTGTGGTTCCCGAGGCTGTTATTCGATTCCTGGACGAGCGTCACTATGAGAAAATGGCACAAGTTGTAAGAGACGAAGGAATGTCTGAAGACACGTTGAACTTGTTTGCAAATGATCCTGCAATTCCCACCCCGTCCAAGAAAGTGGAGCAAAGAATT cGTATCTGTGGCACCAGCGCTGCGGAATGTTGGAAAAACGCCAGGAACGATCCTTGCAAGGAGTTGGCCTGTCTTAATGGTTTTGTGAAATGTGTTTACACCTTGGCTCCTGGTTATATCAAAAAGCTACCACTTACACTg AAAGCCTGCGCTGGAGTGCTACATCTGTGCATGACGAAGAGCCAGACGTGTGAGGGTGGGCTCTGTTGCTACGTTCGCATCAAGAGGTGTGTCGCGTATGCCATTCGCCAAGAGTCGTAG
- the LOC141878980 gene encoding uncharacterized protein LOC141878980 → MKVLIALLFLAAVVFVRAEEEKEPDMKFHPQAVLHYLEMEDEKMAKHVRSILKMDQKKEPRKESMFPTALPTGIPKGFARCAKRAVICHKMAGNNSCEHLECIKETGCCLKVAGLRYHHLPEPLKKCLPVIPCCMLRAKSCEEKLCCFVRFGECARRFAYKPQ, encoded by the exons ATGAAGGTCCTGATAGCTTTGCTGTTTCTTGCTGCCGTTGTGTTCGTGCGCGCAGAAGAGGAAAAGGAACCCGATATGAAATTTCATCCACAAGCTGTCCTTCACTACCTCGAGATGGAAGACGAAAAGATGGCTAAGCATGTTCGAAGCATCTTGAAAATGGATCAAAAGAAGGAACCAAGGAAGGAATCGATGTTCCCGACTGCTTTGCCCACAGGCATACCCAAAGGCTTT GCAAGATGCGCTAAAAGGGCGGTGATCTGTCACAAGATGGCTGGAAACAATTCCTGTGAGCATTTGGAATGCATCAAAGAGACTGGTTGTTGTCTAAAAGTGGCAGGATTACGGTACCATCATTTGCCTGAGCccttg AAAAAATGTCTGCCAGTCATCCCTTGTTGCATGCTGAGAGCAAAAtcctgtgaagaaaaactgTGCTGCTTTGTGAGGTTCGGAGAATGCGCACGCAGATTTGCGTATAAACCACAATAA
- the LOC141879399 gene encoding uncharacterized protein LOC141879399 encodes MKSHLLPSLVVGLLLIAVVWADLNRRLQVKLQRRNFVPNRFNAAKGNRYPPVPPGTRSQVLPGGNRNFIPNRFDIPASIINRKNGASTGCIGATACGLVPPPPPAPPVPSAFNPPTAYVGFPPQNPFQPFPALPYGPQGSPMNPAIPGAGYPQDQVAPKAKPLGKVKEEKKFVPRLPTMGRHQPGKPPFVPPPPTREPLAAGFGQTAGQFPYQQPLSYGPQGMFPPSQPAAGFAQSALPAPLPQSPYSPQQDPTGYSQGPPPTGAQQNDDPQLIIPQYNAPQLPSQQVPFSPEMNPEPALNDPGSQQNPLDGSYDMAKKTMVRPQAKKYGVPRPVLKSRLVPKPLFKRHV; translated from the exons ATGAAAAGTCACCTTCTTCCGTCGCTTGTGGTTGGTTTATTGTTGATTGCAGTGGTCTGGGCAG ACCTGAATCGTCGACTTCAAGTGAAACTGCAAAGACGCAACTTTGTCCCTAACAGATTCAATGCTGCTAAAG GGAACCGTTACCCCCCCGTCCCTCCAGGAACAAGAAGCCAGGTGCTTCCTGGAGGAAACCGTAATTTTATCCCCAATCGATTCGACATTCCTGCAA GTATTATTAACCGCAAAAATGGAGCTTCCACAG gATGCATTGGAGCGACCGCTTGCGGACTGGTCCCACCGCCTCCTCCAGCACCGCCTGTGCCTTCCGCATTTAACCCACCGACGGCGTACGTAGGATTTCCACCTCAAAACCCCTTTCAGCCTTTTCCAGCACTTCCTTACGGTCCCCAAGGGTCCCCGATGAACCCGGCAATACCAGGTGCAGGCTACCCTCAGGACCAGGTGGCACCCAAAGCAAAGCCTCTAGGCAAAGTAAAAGAGGAGAAAAAGTTTGTTCCGCGCCTCCCTACCATGGGTCGACATCAGCCTGGTAAACCTCCTTTCGTTCCTCCGCCACCAACACGGGAGCCCCTGGCGGCAGGATTTGGACAAACGGCCGGGCAGTTCCCCTACCAACAGCCACTCAGTTACGGTCCACAAGGAATGTTTCCGCCATCACAACCTGCAGCTGGGTTTGCACAATCTGCTCTCCCT GCACCTCTACCACAGTCTCCATACTCCCCTCAGCAGGATCCAACAGGGTACAGTCAGGGCCCTCCTCCTACGGGCGCGCAACAAAATGATGATCCTCAGCTGATAATACCCCAATATAACGCCCCTCAGTTGCCATCGCAACAGGTACCTTTTTCACCAGAGATGAATCCAGAACCTGCCTTAAATGATCCAGGATCCCAGCAAAATCCCCTTGATG GATCTTATGATATGGCAAAGAAAACGATGGTCAGACCTCAAGCGAAAAAATACGGTGTCCCAAGACCCGTCTTAAAATCAAGACTGGTTCCAAAGCCACTGTTTAAGCGACATGTCTAA